The region atttatgaaaaatttacacataaactattttctgtttgttaaaatgttattttatttttttctaaaaagcaAAACGACGAGAGTAGTGGTAACTTACAAAGGAGAAACTAAATAGAGCAATAAAcgtagatgaaaataaaaactatttgtatagttagggaggaaaatcgtgagacaaatcttttgagcttaattagtccatgattagtcataagtgctacagtatcccatatgtgctaatgttggattaattagactcaaaagattcgtctcgcagttttcagacaagctattttttattcgtgtccgaaaaccctaaTCGATTTTCAGTCAAACATCTAACGTGATGTctcatccaaaattttttggtaacTACACGAGCCCTAAAAATTGAGAGATGTGGGGAGTGTGGGAGTGCAGCAGGAAATCACTGTTAGGAGGTCGACATGAGAGGAGCAAGCCGTGTACGGGTCGCATGGGAAAAAAGGCAGAGGAAGGACCCTAAAcctaaggtttttttttttgggtaccATTTTGCGTCTGGTGATGATGCTCCTTGTTGCTTCCTTCCTCCGTGCACTGCCACTGCATTGCATTTGCTATGGCTTGGCTGCCTTAttttgtcagttttttttttcaaggttTCTATGCGcatgtttaaaaaaactgttaaatgacatttttttataaaatatttttatacaaaaatttatcatcttatgTTTTCACagtagattttcaattttatactacctctatttcataatgtaagacgtttaaattttttgattgcAACATTTGatctttcgtcttattaaaaaaattagcacaaatataaaaaataataagtcgtgtttaaaattctttcgataataaagtaagtcacaagcaaaataaataatattttcataatttttaaataaaataaatggttaaacattgcaagcaaaaaaagtaaaatatcttAAGTTCGGCAAGAGGGGgcagtaagttaacttacctgccacagaaaacgtactaatagattagtacatgattaattaattattaattattcaaaaaaatataaaacagattagcatgatttttaaaacaactttcctataaaatttttttaaaaaaatacaccatttagcgaTTTGAAAAACGTACATACGAAAAACGATGAAGGTAAGTTAACGAATGGCggggcgaacgcggccttagtctttttttatatcactaaatgagtataaaaaatcatacaatCTCGTGTCGATCACCTCACTGACTCACTGTGCGTGCGTGCAATGCTTTGCTTTAGGTTCCAGGCTGTCTGTCGGGTGGGGCCATCGTCCTGACAGAGCCAGCCTGCTGCCTCGCATGCCAACAAATCTGTGtactctcttttctctctgcCTATGTGGCTGTACATGTGTACTAGGACATGAGCAATGATAAGGGTTCTTGCCATCTgtcaaaataatattaacaTTAACATTATAGTCACTTATATATTGATCCGTAGATAAATAAGATCTATATGATCACAGATAATACACAAGCACACAACCTAATATAAAGGGGTTTCATTCGAGGTCTCAGGGGAAAAATGCGAGCCATGTAAATCCAAGCTTGCTAAGAATACAACCTTCCTAATGCATGGGTAGCCTAGCAGttccacaatttttttttcaaccctTGTTTAACATAGGCTGTCCCACAAGATAATTTTTGTAGAGGAAAATTTTCTAATCTTTAGAAAGCAATATCTCTCATgtcctatattatttttaaaagctttttcaccaaaatgatttaaatgatttaaaactagatccgtcgtgactatattttattattgttgatGCAAATTAGCTGTCGTTTTACTACATTTTAACTTTCACGTTACTACACCATTTCAGACAATTGGAAGTGGCAAAAGGTGGGTTATGGGGGAGTTAACGGTCAGATTTAACTGACGGAGGAGCGCTTTGACCAGAGCGGGAGGAGGTTTTGGGCCCTTGGAACAGGGTAGGAGGTGGTTTTAGACCTTGAGAGGGGAGATGATATAGAATAGTTATTTCATATGAGGTgtatagaatatttatatatatatacacacacacggaACACACCatttaagaatttaaaaagTGTGTCcgcaaaaacctaaaatccCATATAATATACGAATGCAGCCCTTGTCTCGTAAGAACATGCAGTGAACTCCTGTCGGTGTAATCCGAGGGATATGAGATGCATATTCAGTTTGAAGGAATTTCACGAGAATTTGAAGAGGAATCGAACGGTCccacataaaaaaatcctgtaaaattcGTGTGTTTCAAAAGCACAAGCATATGCTCGTGCACACATGCACTGTCCGGCCCATGGAGGGTGGGCCTCCATTTCAGCGGAAGGGAAAGGCCACCTCAAACAGTGCAGTCCCAAACCATTTTGCACTGGGCCTTACGGGGAAGCAGAAATGGGCTGGGCCTCTCTTTTCCGGCCCATTTTTCTCGGGCCTTGGAAATCGACACTGTACACAAAATCTCTGTACCTCTGGAAGTCTGAATACAAAGCAAATCCATTCATGGAGACCAtgaatctttttatttttgaaataggAAGGTAACCCTAGACTCTACCTTGTCATTAAtaatagggttaattagagCCTGTTTGGATTGAGATTAATTGTTCCTGGACTTTTTTCTAGTAGTCCCTCTTTAGAgactacaaaattttgagggGCTACATAAAAAGTcccagagacttttttttaatccaaacaGGGTCTTACCCTTTATGGTAAAGAGTAGAACGAGGGATGAGGATAAGGATAAACATAGAAAGGGTTTATAGGGTTAGTTAGTAGCTGTACATAAGAGATTCAGAggaaaatatagaaaagaaGAACTTGTAGAATCCTATGGAGTCCAGAGATACCGGTTTGACCATTGTCTCTAGCTCGGTGGCTTCATAGGGTGatagtttctttttcctgAAGAAGTACGGTGTATAGTTAGCTGTCTTGCTGTTCTAAAATCCTGCAGTTCTTTGCTTTCCAGAGTGTGTGTGCGCATGCTGTGAACCAGATTGGTACCATGTCTTTGATCCTGTTGTTGTTCTCCATTACTGTCTCTAGAAAGTGGCTTATCGAACTTGAAGTGTTTTGCTAGGCTTGATAGTTATAGTTTTTCTCATAGTTGAGTTGCTATCTTGCATCTGAGAATGATGTGATCAGCAGTTTCTAAGGCTGGACAGAGGTCACAGTGTGGGTTTTCAGTCCATTTCTTTGTTGTCATGTTGGCTTTGGTATTTAATCGGTCTCTGAAGGCCAGCCATTGCCTGAGATCATGAATCTTAAGAACAGATCGAAATCATGCCAGAAATTGTGTAGAAAAACCTCGAGAATCACTAGCAAAGTACTCCTAGATAGTAAATATagtagtgtgtgtatatatatatatattcgaaGAGCAGACATGAGAGAGTACATATTCCATCCATTAGAACTCATGCAGAATAATCCAGCAGAGCAATTAAACACCAAAAGTTACATAAGCACGTACGTCGAAGCAAGAACAGACATGAACATCTCACATCACACGCTCGAGGAAGGAGGaacggaggaagaagacgacgacgacaagaaGACGACTTGAGCTCGAGCTCGATGGGCATTCATTCCATGGCGAGGATGCAGTTTCAGTTACTTGGTGAACTCGATGGTCCAAGAGTTGGCGTAGATGTAGGTGGCCTTGAAGCCGGtgaagccggcggcgacggcgaggtcccGGAACTCCCTCTCGTACCTCTCCTTGCCGCCGGGGTTGTGGGCGAGCATGATCATGTCGACGTGGAACACCCCCTGCGCCCTGGGCGTGGCGTCGGGGTTCTCCGGCAGCACGCACTCGACGACGATCACCTTGCcgtgcggcggcagcgcgtcgTAGCAGTTCTTGAGCAGCCTGGCGCAGTGCTCGTCGCTCCAGTCGTGGAGGATCCACTTCATGAGGatggcgtcggcgccgccggggaccGAGGCGAACatgtcgccgccgacgtgctccACGCCCGGGAACGGCGGCGCCTCGGAGATGACGTGCGGGAGGTCGTAGTTGATCCCGCGGATGTGTGGGTAGCGGGAGGTGATGGCGTGCACggtggcgccgacgccgccgccgacgtcgacgagcGTGGAGACGCCGTCGAACCCCGTGTAGAACTCGAGGAGCTTCTTGGTGATGATGACGGAGTGGTTCTTCATGCCCTCGTTGAAGACGCGGTTGAAGCGCGCGTCCTTGCCGTGGTACTCGAACGCCGTCATCCCGTACGCCTTGTTGAACGGGATCCCGCCGTCCAGCACCGCGTCCTTCAAATAGTACCTGCGTGCATTCCCGTTCCTCCCGTTATTTTTATtcgacgtcgttgactttttaaatcTGTGTTTGTCCGTTCGGTAGCTTATTCGAAATGTTTGCGCAAATATGGTACTTCCTCCGATCAAAAATGCTTGTTGTTTAGAACTActtctgaaattctgaatatgtagttttgtgttaaaataaatttataaaacctaCCATGTGTATGATACTATGATAATAATTTCAAGGAGAATGTTTGAATACCATTTGTCTTTGTATTTAAACTCAGTAGTAAGAAATAATTGATGTTCaggatattaaaattttaataaaatcttttcctaaacgataaatatttttaagtggATGAAGTAATAAATGTCTTTATGGTGCTCAAAACTCAAAAGGGAAAGCATGATAATAAGAAGGATTTGGTGGAACAACTGGCTGGCGGTGAGTAGGAATATAGACAGTTCATTAGGGTTTAAATCCTTAGAATCGACATGGTGCCAATCTAGTAATAAGGGCCTGTTTAGAGTAGTTTCTTCAAGCTGTAGCTTTTTAAAAGCtgtttctgccagaagctATCCTAAACGGTccacaacttctgagaatttatagttatagattctgaaaaataaactaggaatCTAAAAGCTGGAGAAACTGGGTTTAGGAggttttccagattctcagaagctggttACCAAGCAgcagcttctcagaatctaaaactctCCGAAAGAGACCCTAAATGTCTTTTAGGAGTGGATTGTTTTGGTAGAGGAATTAAGTTGATGGAAGTtcctgttgctgttgctgctacTAATGTGTCTTTGTCCAAGCCCACTACCAGCCTCTACCTGCCATTGCAATCTTGGCACTAACAATGACAGGATGTTTGGTCTGTCATGCATTCACCAGATGTTCTGAATACCAACTGCTAtgaactaatatatatttttctctattgTATCATCTGAAACTTCTGAACCCCAAACTCTGACAGAAGAAACATAGCAGAAGTAGGCAAGAAAAGGTCACAAAgcttgattgtttgattttcttcTACTCTGTCCCcatcaaaaacaaatttcttcTACTCTGTACACAGCTGAATTTTCTACATCCAGGTAGAGAGAATCAGTCTGTGACACCAGCCCAGATCAGATGATCCAAGATCTCTCAATCAGTTCTGACCATGACATGTCAGGATTGGGAGAGTAGATCCATGTCCACCTTTGATTCGGCGATCAACGGCTGTGGTTGCTCCTCCAAAAGGAAGATGAGCCCAACTCTCAAGCCTAGTTTAGTGCTTGCTACCATCACACCCCACTATTGGAGAGGGTTATCATTGAtcaaagagatttgctccggtccaacaaaaaatatctttgaggtaccggtacctcgagctatcaaattattttttagtattagaTTTAGCTGAGTAAAATGTGCAagccaacgatcagaaacgatttggtaccgtgaggtaGCGGTAACTCGAGATacattttattagtttttgttggactgaaacaaatctcCTAGCCAAAACCCTTTTCTAAGTGCATATAATTATGCTGTAGCGTGCACTCCCTTGGTGCTATATAAACATACGCAAAACCAATTTGTATCTTATAACTTTTCTAG is a window of Oryza brachyantha chromosome 8, ObraRS2, whole genome shotgun sequence DNA encoding:
- the LOC102717362 gene encoding flavone 3'-O-methyltransferase 1 — protein: MGSTAADMAAATDEEACMYALQLASSSILPMTLKNAIELGLLDTLQAAGGKLLTPEEVAGKLPSTANPAAADMVDRILRLLSSYSVVRCEMQEGDDGKLSRRYASTPVCKWLTPNEDGVSMAALALMNQDKILMESWYYLKDAVLDGGIPFNKAYGMTAFEYHGKDARFNRVFNEGMKNHSVIITKKLLEFYTGFDGVSTLVDVGGGVGATVHAITSRYPHIRGINYDLPHVISEAPPFPGVEHVGGDMFASVPGGADAILMKWILHDWSDEHCARLLKNCYDALPPHGKVIVVECVLPENPDATPRAQGVFHVDMIMLAHNPGGKERYEREFRDLAVAAGFTGFKATYIYANSWTIEFTK